The DNA region TCCAAGTGACGAAGAAATCGTTGCTGATTACATTGAATCGCATATTACTAAAAATGATGAAGGAAATGTAACGATTAAAGTTAAAGCAAACGGAGAAGATTATGAATTCACTCATGCTTTACCAGATCCAGATATGGAAGTTCAAAATCACCTTTTTTTCGGTGGTGTAGTAACGTATTCATTAGAGAATCAAAAAATATTTTTGAGAATTCCTGGGGGTATTGTGGCGACCGGGGTTCCTATGTACGTATGCAGCTTTCAAATCACATATAAATTCGATAATGTGAAGAACGAGTTTATTGTAGATCAAATGAAATTTGAAACTTATGAAGAATAGTATCGGATCGCTTTTGAAAGGAGAGATGCTATAGTGCGCCGGATATCGATTGTTGGTTTGTCTTTTGCTTTTTGCTTGATCCTGTTGGCGGCGTGTTCGAATCCAAGCCCTGTCGGCCAGGAAACGACCGGGAGCGCGGCGAACAATCCCCAAAGCGAAGCACCCGGAAACGAATTGACCGAGCAAGATATGAAGCTGGGCCAACTGGCCATTGGGCAGACGATGGACAAGGTCCGGGAATTGTTGGGTGAACCTTCCGAGGAAACGATAGCGCATGGCATCGGAGATCCCGAATGGATCTATAAAGATAAAGGCGTCGAGATCGATGGAGGAGGATATGTCTGGGGGATCCACGCGACAAGTCCCTTCTCGGGGGTCACACCCAGAAACATTGGTATAGGCAGCACGGTGGATGAAGTAAAAAAAGCCTACCCCGCTATTGAAACCTCGCCATTAGATGAAGGAATTTTAATCCAAAAATCAACGGACAACAAATATATGCTCCAGTTTTCCATAAAGGACGACAAAGTGGCCTTTATCGTGTTGGTCCAAGACCTTGTTATCAAATGATATGGGGTCTTGGACCTGCAATTACCGAGCAGACCTCTCAACAGCAAGCCATTGATCAATCATTCGGGATGACAACCATAACGACCGGCAGCACATAGTAGCGATCATTTTCCATTTTAACCTTCAAATTGGCTATGATCCTCCGAAGCATAGCTTCATCATCATCTTGTTCAACTTGCACATTTTCTTCAAGGGGAGTATAGGTCCCGTATTTTTTCTCAAATGCGGCGATCAGTTGCTCTCTCGCTTTATTCACTGCCTCTTCTAGCGACAACTTTGCCGCATTCTCGGGATACCGGCTGATCATTACATGCGGCATTCTTTCCACAATGCGTAATGCATCGGCGTCAGTTCCGTCATAATAGTGAACATTTCCCCCCAAGTACTTGGGAAGCAAAACTGATGGGAACAAAGAGATCCTCATGAAGTCGTTCAGGAGTTCTTGCAACCGATTCTTCATGTGCTTTGTTCTCAGACAAAGCGCAACCGGACACAACGAATAATAAAAAGATACCAATACCTGCAATTAATAGTTTCCTCAGTTAAGATAATGTAAATCTCATTTTTATGTTCTTTGATATAATTTCTGGCAGACCGATTGAAAGGAGTCCAAAGAGTTGAAAAAAGAAATTGGTGTATTGATAACCAGTGTTGTTTTGCTTGCAGGATGTAGTTCAGATAAGCCTGCAACGGTTACGCAAGGTGCTGGCGAGTCCCCCAGTAAACAAGTAACAACTCAGCCGGAACAAGAGACTAATGCGAAATTGCTTGGGTCTTCCGAGAACAAAAATGTAAAGCTTTATGAAACAACAGATGGAGTAATTGTAGACGTTAACGGCAGCCAAAAGAAATTTGATTGGAGAATATTGAAAGGAGTATCTAAACCAAGGGTGTCCTATGTTGATCTTACAGGGGATGGTAAAGAAGAAGTGGTCGTCATTCTTGTTACCGGACATGGTACTAATTTAGGTACTAATGAAGCTCATGTATTAAACGGAGAAAACCTTTCCGAAATAAAGGTACAAAATGTTGAGGAAATTCTTGCGGATTTAGAAAATGAAGTTAAACAAAATGGTAATGAACTGCTAATTAAAGCTAAAGCTCAAGGGAAAGAATACAAATTCAGCAAGAATGTCAGCGAGCTACCGCTAGCACATAAGGCGGATGATAAGTTTGAAAACAAACTTTACTTTGGTGATATGATTTTAAATGATTTAAAGGATCAGCAACTGATAGTTAACATAGGCGGATATGTATATCCAATTAATCGCGCGCTTCCTGATCACGTGTGCACTGTTCATGTAACGTATAAATATGATCAAGTTCTAAATGAGTTTGTTGCAGATCAAATTGAAGTTACCCCTGATGAATAAAAAAAGAAGCTGGCCCGCTCACTCCCTATTTACAGGTGAATCGTATAGTAAAAGGGGTTGTCCCGAGGGTCAAGTTTATGACCGTTTGGGACAACCCATTTAATGTGTTTAGTTATTTGGCAGGTCGGTGCATCCTGCATCTTTTTATGGAGATGAGCTGCATTCGAGTTTTACAAATACCCTTTAATCCTATTTATAAGTGTCTCGCCATTTGTGGTAAACAAGATATAAGTATTTGAAGTTGTTTTGATAAATATCCGATCCGTAGGACCGTAAGGGGTTCCGATTCTAATTGCATTTTTTTCTTCACCGCCGTACGTTTCATCAAACCCTACTTCTTTAATATCTTTTAAAAAGATTTCTGTCTTCGATAGCTGCCAAGTAATTCCTAGGTAGAAATGGGGGATGGCTAATGAATCTGAACAGGTTGGATTTAGAAGAGGTTGAAGAAGAAACAGTGAGAATGAAAAGCAAACTTGAGTGGGTATCCTTAGACCGCGTATTACCGAATCCGAAAAACCCAAGAAGAGACCCATCTGTCAGGACAAAAGAAATGCAAAACACCATAGAAACGATCGGATGGGAAGAACCTATCACTTGTTACGAATCTGGAAATAACTTTATTATTTTATCAGGCCATCCGAGATGGTATGCAGCAAAACAGTTAAAACAAAACAGGATACCTATATATATTGTAAAAGCCCCTAAAAGCGAAGCAGAAGAAATGGACCGAATTGGCTCAGTACAGGGGGGACAAGTAGAATGGAGTCCGTTTGATCAAATTAAATATACTCATGATAGGTGGATTGCTTCTGGAAAAATGTCTTTTCATGATCTTGCTAATGAACTGGGTATTTCTAAAGGCTTGGTAAAATCAAGAATTCATGTTTATGAATATTATCCCGAAGATGAGGTCGAAGAAAAGCTTAACAATCGAATGTACTCTATAACAATGTTGGATTACATCTATATTTGGATCAAGCGACTCAAGAATTATCATCCTGATATCGTGGAATCTTTAGGAGAGCATTATATAAGGCGATTGATGCTAAAAAAATATGAGCATAGATGTTTTAACAGTCAATTAGTTAATGATAAAACATTTGTTAGAATCGCAACTCCTGATGCTATACGTGAATTTCTTACAGATGCAAATAAAAAGCTGCAAGATTGCCAATTAGAATTGACATATTTTCGTAATGATAAAATCAATTATTCATTAATCATATCTGAAATAAAAAGTATTCGAATGGGAACAAATGATGAAACCGAAGAGATATTGTTTGAATTAGACAAGTTATTGACCTGTTTTGATCAAATGAAGATATATTTTGAGTCTAAAATTCATAGGATTGAGGTGAATAAATTTGGAGAACATTAAAATGATGACCTGGGCAAGTATAAATGAGGTCGTTCCAAATCCCAAAAATCCAAGAAGCAATCTTACTGTCAAGGCAGCAGAAATGCAACAGATTATTAAACAAAAAGGTTGGGAAACCGGCATCACCTGTTATGAAAAAGATTCAAAATATATCATTCTTTCAGGACATAGAAGGTGGTATGCTGCAAAAAAACTAAAGATTAAAAAGGTTCCCGTTATCATAGTTGAGGCTCCAAAATCAGATGATGAGGAATTGAAACGTTTAGGAAGTGTACAGGGAGGAAAAGAAGATTGGACAGACTACGAATGGGCTAAGTATACCTATGAAATGTGGGTCACTTGGGGCAAGTGTTCATTTGAAGAGCTCTCCCAAAAAATGAGAAGAAAAAATAGATGGGTTGCTGAAAGAGTACGGGTACTCCAATATTATCCTCATCATGAAATAGAAAAAGGGCTGATAGAAAGAACCCTCAGTTTGAAAGTGTTATATCGTTTAATCGGATGGTTGGAAAAATTATCAATTCAAAAGCCAGAATTAGTTGCTTTTTTCAATCTTGATTTGATTAGATCCACCATGTTGCAAAAGATTGAAAATAGATTAGTTAATATTTCGGATTTGAAAAATGAAGGATTCATTCGAGAGTCTAGCGACGAGCAACTGAAGAGTTTTTTACTAGACAATAAAAAGAAATTGTCAGACTATTTCCTTGAAATAAAAGATAATAATCATTTAACTATAAGAACAAAAAGTCAACCATCTCAACAAAATCTTCGTAATATTACATCATGTTTAAACCAAACAAATCTAGAAAACATAACAAATTTCCACGAAATGTTGATGCATATTAATATCATTAGAAATGAAATTTTAAAAAAACAGGGCCAACTAAAAACTCTACTACAGGGAGAGCCCTGTAAAAGTTGAACTAAAAGCCGCTTTTCTATGAGATTAACCTCAGATATAAATTCTTCTTTAAGAACAGTCTCAGCTAATCGGATCTATTTTTCAACAATACATTTAAAACATTTCTTAACTCAGTATTATTAATAGGAGACAGAATCATAGCGGACAATATCGTTTTAGGATCTACAGCGGTCCAATCTATTAAATATCCGGATTCGAGCCCCAGACAACGAATAAACTCGCGTTGAGTTCTACCGTTGCCTTCTCTAAAAGGATGAAGTACGTTTAATTCCGTGAGATAATATGTTAATTTATTTACAAAACCGTCAAAGGGTAAACCTTTTAAATAATTATCTTGTTTGAGTTCATTAAGCAGTTGATTGGTTTGATTAACCAAAAATTTAACTGTAGCAAAACGAAAATTACCCTTTGCAATATCTTCTTCACGTAACTCGCCTGCAAAAGGATATACATCTTTAAAAATAAACCTATGGATATCACACAAGTGCTTTAGATCATAGTTTCCTTTTAATGGCCTCAAGCCTAGAATTCTCAAGCGGTCTGCTGTCACCAACCGCTCAAATGCATCAAGCTGCTTTTGCTCTTTAAATCCAGGAATGTTAATTAATACATCACTACCTGGATAACAATACCTTGATTCCCCTAGCTCATACATTCTTAGCAATCTCTAAAGCACGGGCCAAAAACTCAGAATTACTAAGCCGCCCATTTGCCCTTTCCAATAACAAGAGATCTTCTTGCGCAGTGAAATGGATACCCTCAATTTTTAAGGACGCCTTGGCGTTCATTAGAGCAATTTTACTTTGGTTACGGGAATATCTTTTCATCACAGTCATCCCTTTTCTGCTCTTTCTTACCGCATTTATATGCATTAAGTTTGTCCACCTTTCCTACTCAAGATACCTGTTTTGCTTCAGTATAACATTTAAACTCACAAATCCACAATTCGCCGAAGTATGGTGACGCTGAATATATCTGGTGGGTAGTTTAACACCTACAAAAGCTCAATCCCCGTATACCCCATCGCCTTGTACCCCTTAACTCTTTTCTTGAACATACTCATTAAAATCGGAACCTGCAGATCTACATAATCGTATATCCGGACTTCCGTTTTATTTGAGTGTGAGCGATGAAGGCGGCCTGCGTATTGCTGTAGCGTTCCCTTCCATGAAATGGGGTGCACTAAAAATAAGGTGTCCAGCCGTGCATCATCAAATCCTTCGCCAATGAGTTTTCCTGTCGCGATCAGCACCCGTTCTTCATGATCTTGCACACTGGCGATTTTCTGCCGCAGAGCCTCACGCTGCTTCTTCCCCATTCCTCCGCGCAGTACAATGACATTCTTGGCGAACTTCTCAAGCCGATCTTGAAAATATTCTACATGGCTCGTACGTTCAGTTAGCAGAATTGGTGATCTGCCTTCGTCTAGACATTTCAGCAGATCGTCAAAGATCATTTCGTTCCTCGCTTCGTCAGTAACCAGCATCTGATAGATATCCTGTATGCCGGGATTTGATAGCTGTTCTGTTAACCGGAAAGTTGTGTATCTAGGGATGACTTTATGTTCCATTCCGCGGGAGGCTGCCTGTGACTTTGCATCTACCCGAAAACGAACCGGACCACATTGCATAGTAACAATGGGATGATGTCCATCTTGTCGAATGGGTGTTGCAGTCAACCCGAATACATACTTTGCTTTCGCCCTTTTTAGCACCTGCTCGAAGCTAAAAGCCGATACATGGTGGCACTCGTCAACAATAATTTGTCCGTATTCGCCGATATATTCTTTAACTACTCCCTTTTTATTCAAGCTTTGAATGACTGCAATATCAACCAGGCCAGTCCGCTTTTCTTTACCGCCGCCAACTATACCAATCTGTTTGGGATCGATATTCAAAAAAGTGCTCAGCCGTTCTTTCCATTGGTCCATTAATTCACGACGATGAACAAGCACCAAGGTGTTTATTTTTCTCCTGGCTATGATCGACGCAGCCACGACGGTTTTGCCAAAAGCCGTTGTCGCTGAAAGAATTCCCGTTTCATGAGCCAAAATCGACCTTGCCGCCGCATCTTGCAGCATCGTCAGAGTTCCATTGAATTCGAAATCAGTAGAGCTTCCCGCAACTCGCTCATCCGTGATCATCGGTTCAATGGAGTGTTGACGCAGAAGCTCCAGAACTTCCTGCATACACCCTCTCGGAAGCGCAACGTGTTTTGGAAAATCCTCCGCACAGCTAATCACACGCGGCTTACCAAAAGTAGACAGTCTCATCGCCTGGGTCTTGTAAAAGTCGGGATTTTGAAAAGTGGCCAAGCGAAAGATTCTGTTGACCATGGCTGGCGGCAGGCCATTTTTCTCGATATAGATCATATCGGATAAAACAACCTTAACAGTTGCAGGCAAAGGCCCATTAATCCGTTCATCGGCCTGGAAGCTTTGCCGCTGTTCCCAAGGATTCTCTTCTTTCGCATCCGTGTCCACGTATCCAACGTTTAGAATAGTTCCATTGCGTGCAGCCGTTTGGACGAAATCCATAACTTGTTGCCGATCCATTTTCTTTAGTTGAGCCAAGAACTTCCATTGATCCTCATAAGGCCGAAAATGATCATCGACAAAAACGCTATTACCCTTCTTTCTAGGAGCCCCCTGTAAGGGAAGCGCAATTAAATTCCCAAATCCTCCTCTTGGAAGGGTGTCCTGGTTTGGAAAAAGACGGTCATAGGAATCTAAGCCTACCTCATATCTCCGGCCCATAGTTAACGTTAGAATAGCACATCCAAGCTTTCTGGCCAGACTGGCGTCTATATTTTCTTCAAAAAAGATCCAAATATGCCCTCCCTCTCCCGAACGAGAACGTTCTAAAGCCGCGGGGATGCCATGTTCCCTGCACACCACCATAACAGCCAGAGCATCTTCCTGCCATTTTTGCTTATCGAAATCCATGGCCAGAAACCAACATGTCTCGTCTAGGAGCATGGGGTAGACCCCAATGGTTCGATTAACTCTCGAATCTAAATGTTGACTAACCACTTCGTCGGTCACAGGCAAAAAATCTTGATGCTGACATTCCGAGCATTTCACCTGCGGCTTCTTGCAAACCGCTGTCCACTCGTTTCCGCAAGCAGGAGAATACCCCGATCTCCCCGCTTTGTTTTCCCAGCGTATAGGGTAAACATCTTTCCGTCCTTTAAATAAACTGCGAAACAGTCCGATCTTCTCAGACGGTGATGAATAATTGTGAACCGAGTTAATCGTGTTGTCATCGAGCACGGCATCCTTAGTTCCATCATCCACAGTTTCAGCAATTGACGAGGTCGTCTGGTACTTGGATAATTCTTTTCTCAGGTTTTCGTTTTCTTGTTTTAATCGTTCAATTTCCAACAAGGCCAGCTGAAGCTTATGTTCAATACTGTTCATATCTCCTCCGGAAAATAAAAGCGAAAAGCCCAGACTGTTCCGGGCTGCTTGTTAAGATATTGAGTTGAACGTATGAAAAACATTACCTATTAGCCTATACTTACAGTTGCGGCCTCCTCCGCTCCATGCAAGCTTAGCTTCATCCCCAGAGCCATGGCTAATTTAAATACGGTATCTAAGCGGGGAATAGATCCGCCATTTTCAATACGAGCAATAGACTCCTGATGGAGCCCTACTTTATCGGCCAGTTCCTTTTGTGTCCATCCGAGTTCAATTCGTCTTTGATGAATAGCATTCACGAGTTGGGCAACCGCTTCAAGCTCATTCATCCGTATTGGATCTATAGACTGTAACTCCTTCTTTTTTTCACTCCAGTTTTTCATCATCAATCGCTCCTCCCTTTTCTCAATAACCAACTGTCCATTCGTTTTTTAGCAACCGCAATTTCCTTTGGAGGTGTCTTTTGCGTTGTTTTAGTGAAGTAGTGTAGAAGAACCAAATGATTTCCCTTCCATCCAAAAAAGAGAATTCGATTATGACATGGGCGTAGCTCCCATATATCACCTGAAATCCTTTAGTAAACCTCTCACCAGCTCGCGTTCCGCTCTCTTCTAATCGATTCAAACAGTAGATAATCTGTTCCAATTGAACCCTTGCATTCTTATTATTGAGCGCGGCAGCATCAAGCTCATCAATGAAGTCCTCAACTGGCTTGTTCCCATTCTCGTCCTCGTAAAATAATATAATATACAAATCTACTTCCATGTTTATAAGTATACTCTCTCCCCCTAATTATAACATATAGATCATAAATCATTGTAAAAAATCCAACAATGAAAAAAGCCTACTTGGTTGGCGGGCTTTGGGCAATCATCAAGAAGAACAAGCAAGTTTCTGTTCACGGAATCGGAATGACAAAAATATCTATTTCCATTAAGGCAATGAACCTCCTTTCGCATCACCCGAAAAGCTATACCACCCGCTGCGGATCCAAAACCCCCAGTTCAATCAGCTTCTTCTCTAACAATTCGGCAAGCCGGTCGTCAGGTAGCGGGTTGCGGTGCGTATTTTCCAGATAAATGTGTTTCTCCGTTTCTGGCATTAAGTACTCTTTGTACCAAAGAAACAGATCCGGGCTATCCCCATGCATACGAAGGAACGAGCGCAGCGTGGACGCATGATAGATGGTGTTGCTGATATTGGTCAGCCAGTCAGCGCGGTAGAAGTGCTCCCAATGTCCGGACTCAGCTGCGCGCAGGGCTTTCACATTTCGGTTTTCCATCCAATCAAGCAGACCTCATCGTTCACAAACCAGCCGCGATAAGCCACTGCCGCGGGCTGGGGACTTATTGGCCTTCGGTAAGTACAGGGATAAGAATAAATGCCTGCTGGCATTACAATGGCTCGGGCCAACCTCAACGTTCTCCTTCGCCTGCAATATCCTCTATAGATTCCAAATAGTGTATATAAAGTTAGGCTTTAGGCTTAAATAACTATGATATTCATGTAGTTCATGCTAAGGATTTATCTGAAATTAAAGTCCAAAGTTATGAGGACATTGTTGCCAATCAGATTGAAACGCATATTGCTAAAAATGATAATGGTACGTTAGCGATTACAGTTAAAACGCAAGGAAAAGAATATAGCTTCGATTTTGGTTTTGATCCAGCGCCGGATGACAATCAAGATCAGCTTGGCTTCGGCGGTATATTTATTTATGTATTGGAGAATCAAAAAATAACATTAAACCTCTCGGGAGCCGTTCCCGGAACTACCGCATATGTGTGTGATTTCAAAGTCACATATAAATTCGATAGCACAAAGAATGAATTCGTCGCGGATCAAAGTGAAGTTAAGCCTATTGAAAAATAGAAAAAAGCTTGTCCAATTTGGGGCAAGCTTTTTTAAGTTGTTTTGATAAATACCCGATCCGTAGTACCGTAAGGGGTTCCGATTCTAATTGCATTTTTTTCTTCGCCTCCGTACGTTTCATCAAACCCTACTTCTTCAATATCTTTTAAAAAGATTTCTGTCTTCGATAGCTGCCAAGTAATAATGAGTCCCCATCCTATGACCTCCTCCCTCTATAAACTGATGCGCGTATAGCCCTTAACTTGATTTTTCATTATCCAATTTCAGCGGCGCAAGTACTATTTTCAGCAAAGTATTTTCTGGTCAAGATAACGAATACAATCGTAAATAAAATAAACATGATGAAAATAAGAGAATAAACAACTTGGTTAACTAAGAAAGTCCCAACTGAGTACTCTGCCGATCCGGTAGATATTTGCTAGCAGTTGTATAGGGAAAGATAACATTACCGCGTATCCAAAACTCATTATATTGATTTTCACAAAACTCTTAATAGTAACCATCTCCTTGTTGCTCCATAAACAAATTATACCAGGTCGAACTTGAGCACACAGTGCTATCAGCGTCTTGCCAACTTACTTATTGAGAAACAAAAAACCACAACCAAATAAGGTTGCGTTTTTTTGTCACTCACTTCGAAATATCCAAAAACCCCTCGCCAAACACATCCCGCACGTCGTGAATGGTGATAAAGGCGGATTTGTCGATGGATTTGACAATCTTATTAAGCGTGGACACCTCTTGTTTGCTGATAACGATGTATAGGACCTCCGTTTCCTCCGTCATTCCCCCGCCCGTACTTTTCCTCTCTATCCCCGGCTATTTAAGGACTGAATATTTCTCAATCGTTTGACCGCTTGTTCGAGAAAAAGCTCATTTTGCTGGTGCGACTATGTCCGGGTATTCCGCCGTGAGCGTCGCATAACTTTCAATCCACGCACTCACATGGAGTGCGACGTAAGCATGGGTATGATGTTCGCCGACTTGTGTTCTTTCAATCCACGCACTCACATGGAGTGCGACGACCGCTTGGCCAGCTGCCAGATAAAGTTGCTTAACTTTCAATCCACGCACTCACATGGAGTGCGACTTTATGCGTTTTGCGTGTTCGGCTTCCGCCAGCGCTTTCAATCCACGCACTCACATGGAGTGCGACTTGATGGAATTGTGCGTTCGTCGTCAGCTTTCGAGATTTCTTTCAATCCACGCACTCACATGGAGTGCGACGCCAGACCTCGTTATCGTCGACGATCCGTCTTCGCACTTTCAATCCACGCACTCACATGGAGTGCGACGGACGTGGGGAAGGCGTTTGATAAGCGCCGGGATCTTTCAATCCACGCACTCACATGGAGTGCGACCGTACGCCCGTCTGCTACCGGGTCGCTGTCCTGATGTCTTTCAATCCACGCACTCACATGGAGTGCGACAAATATATTAAACAGGATGCCGAATCATGTTGGCTTTCAATCCACGCACTCACATGGAGTGCGACTTTGAAGGGCTTCGCTGACCCGGAGACGGGCGAGACCTTTCAATCCACGCACTCACATGGAGTGCGACAAGGTAAGGACGGGAACGAGGATATCCGAGCCTGCTTTCAATCCACGCACTCACATGGAGTGCGACGAGAGCACCGTAAAAGTTGCGCCAATATCTTTCTCTTTCAATCCACGCACTCACATGGAGTGCGACTTTGAAAACCCATGCGCCATATGTAAGGTAAAGCTTTCAATCCACGCACTCACATGGAGTGCGACTTGTCCAGACGTGGAAGACGCCATAAAAGCTACGCTTTCAATCCACGCACTCACATGGAGTGCGACGATGTCACGTTTTACGTGTCGTAGGTCCGCGAGGGGCCTTTCAATCCACGCACTCACATGGAGTGCGACGGCCAAACGAAATCCTGCGGCTGTCTTGGCCGACTTTCAATCCACGCACTCACATGGAGTGCGACGTTATTCCTTGTCTGCGATGTTAGGGATCGCAACCGACTTTCAATCCACGCACTCACATGGAGTGCGACGCTTCCTCCGCTAGAACCATATTGGTGATACGCGGTCTTTCAATCCACGCACTCACATGGAGTGCGACACGGACCCGGCGACTACATAACGCTACGACTACGACTTTCAATCCACGCACTCACATGGAGTGCGACGGCGGACTTCGGAAAATATCTCCGCGAGCTCGGCCTTTCAATCCACGCACTCACATGGAGTGCGACTGCAGCGCATTCAGGACGAAATTGACGTGTTGGCGCTTTCAATCCACGCACTCACATGGAGTGCGACGCGATAACATCGTTCACTAAGCCGGTCATTTGGCCCTTTCAATCCACGCACTCACATGGAGTGCGACTAAATCTCATTGTCCTTGTCTCTCCTTTATCTTTTCTTTCAATCCACGCACTCACATGGAGTGCGACGTTGCACAGCAACATTTAAATGCTTGGCTCGCCGCGCTTTCAATCCACGCACTCACATGGAGTGCGACGCCTCATTCACGTAGTCGCTAAGTCCGCCCCAAGCTTTCAATCCACGCACTCACATGGAGTGCGACCTTATCAATGCGCGTAATATCGCAACGTACTATCTTTCAATCCACGCACTCACATGGAGTGCGACGCTTTTCTCCGCGCTTGATCGGGCGTCAAATCGCTCTTTCAATCCACGCACTCACATGGAGTGCGACGATAATCGACCGCTGGAGGTCGGGAAATGTACGCCGCTTTCAATCCACGCACTCACATGGAGTGCGACGCGGTCCGCCGGATCAATGATGTTTGGCCCACGCACTTTCAATCCACGCACTCACATGGAGTGCGACGTTTTACAATCACCGTGACCCATGAAATTAACGGTCTTTCAATCCACGCACTCACATGGAGTGCGACAGTCACCTTCGCCGCGATTTTTTAGATCGGTATTTATCTTTCAATCCACGCACTCACATGGAGTGCGACTATGTTGAGGTTTGTGGAGAAGATGAATTTGATTGCTTTCAATCCACGCACTCACATGGAGTGCGACACCTGCCATGATTCAAAGAATTACGAGTGACAATCTTTCAATCCACGCACTCACATGGAGTGCGACGGCTTTGGAACGGAAACATTGATGGTGGATGGGAACTTTCAATCCACGCACTCACATGGAGTGCGACTTTGACTTTTGATAATGTTGATTTCCCCAAGTACACTTTCAATCCACGCACTCACATGGAGTGCGACGTGCCGAAATCCACGTGATCTTTAAGCTTTTCGTCTCTTTCAATCCACGCACTCACATGGAGTGCGACATGATGACCGCGATATAGCCCTTCTTAGCCGCGCGCCCTTTCAATCCACGCACTCACATGGAGTGCGACTAAATGCTGTTCGGCAGGTCTTCCAGGTTGTTGCTTTCAATCCACGCACTCACATGGAGTGCGACAGCGGGCCATGCGAATCCTTGTGGCACAAGGCCTCGTAAGCCCAAAAGTGCGAACCCATTTTGCGAGCACGAAATTTTTCCATTAATTTTAACCAAAATCTCTACAAATCCTTTAATGACGCGGGGTGCGAACCTCCCAGGGATTTTATGTGCGCTTGGGGTTCGCACCGCTAGAAGATAAGCGGCTCCTCTAAATCTATCGATGGCTTGGCCCCAATATGCTCTACTTTGGTTTTGTAGTTATTGCCCAACCGATAAAATCGCAAGCTATCTTTTTCTTCATCAATTAACTGGGTTAACTCCAATTTCAGAGCAGTGAACTGGGCTGCATTCACAATGCACTCAAACACGGAATTCTGCACCCGCTGCACGTAGTTCTGACATGCCTTAGCCACTTTCCGGAGCCGCGCGGCCCCTCCCACGCCTGTTGTTTGAACATCATAAGTAATGAGTACAAGCATCCCGACTCACCTACTGCCATAAAAATGGCGGGTACTCATCTAAATCGCC from Paenibacillus macerans includes:
- a CDS encoding TOTE conflict system archaeo-eukaryotic primase domain-containing protein, with product MNSIEHKLQLALLEIERLKQENENLRKELSKYQTTSSIAETVDDGTKDAVLDDNTINSVHNYSSPSEKIGLFRSLFKGRKDVYPIRWENKAGRSGYSPACGNEWTAVCKKPQVKCSECQHQDFLPVTDEVVSQHLDSRVNRTIGVYPMLLDETCWFLAMDFDKQKWQEDALAVMVVCREHGIPAALERSRSGEGGHIWIFFEENIDASLARKLGCAILTLTMGRRYEVGLDSYDRLFPNQDTLPRGGFGNLIALPLQGAPRKKGNSVFVDDHFRPYEDQWKFLAQLKKMDRQQVMDFVQTAARNGTILNVGYVDTDAKEENPWEQRQSFQADERINGPLPATVKVVLSDMIYIEKNGLPPAMVNRIFRLATFQNPDFYKTQAMRLSTFGKPRVISCAEDFPKHVALPRGCMQEVLELLRQHSIEPMITDERVAGSSTDFEFNGTLTMLQDAAARSILAHETGILSATTAFGKTVVAASIIARRKINTLVLVHRRELMDQWKERLSTFLNIDPKQIGIVGGGKEKRTGLVDIAVIQSLNKKGVVKEYIGEYGQIIVDECHHVSAFSFEQVLKRAKAKYVFGLTATPIRQDGHHPIVTMQCGPVRFRVDAKSQAASRGMEHKVIPRYTTFRLTEQLSNPGIQDIYQMLVTDEARNEMIFDDLLKCLDEGRSPILLTERTSHVEYFQDRLEKFAKNVIVLRGGMGKKQREALRQKIASVQDHEERVLIATGKLIGEGFDDARLDTLFLVHPISWKGTLQQYAGRLHRSHSNKTEVRIYDYVDLQVPILMSMFKKRVKGYKAMGYTGIELL
- a CDS encoding ParB/RepB/Spo0J family partition protein, whose amino-acid sequence is MMTWASINEVVPNPKNPRSNLTVKAAEMQQIIKQKGWETGITCYEKDSKYIILSGHRRWYAAKKLKIKKVPVIIVEAPKSDDEELKRLGSVQGGKEDWTDYEWAKYTYEMWVTWGKCSFEELSQKMRRKNRWVAERVRVLQYYPHHEIEKGLIERTLSLKVLYRLIGWLEKLSIQKPELVAFFNLDLIRSTMLQKIENRLVNISDLKNEGFIRESSDEQLKSFLLDNKKKLSDYFLEIKDNNHLTIRTKSQPSQQNLRNITSCLNQTNLENITNFHEMLMHINIIRNEILKKQGQLKTLLQGEPCKS
- a CDS encoding type II toxin-antitoxin system RelE/ParE family toxin, with translation MSGDIWELRPCHNRILFFGWKGNHLVLLHYFTKTTQKTPPKEIAVAKKRMDSWLLRKGRSD
- a CDS encoding helix-turn-helix transcriptional regulator produces the protein MMKNWSEKKKELQSIDPIRMNELEAVAQLVNAIHQRRIELGWTQKELADKVGLHQESIARIENGGSIPRLDTVFKLAMALGMKLSLHGAEEAATVSIG
- a CDS encoding Fic/DOC family protein, translated to MYELGESRYCYPGSDVLINIPGFKEQKQLDAFERLVTADRLRILGLRPLKGNYDLKHLCDIHRFIFKDVYPFAGELREEDIAKGNFRFATVKFLVNQTNQLLNELKQDNYLKGLPFDGFVNKLTYYLTELNVLHPFREGNGRTQREFIRCLGLESGYLIDWTAVDPKTILSAMILSPINNTELRNVLNVLLKNRSD
- a CDS encoding ParB/RepB/Spo0J family partition protein, translating into MNLNRLDLEEVEEETVRMKSKLEWVSLDRVLPNPKNPRRDPSVRTKEMQNTIETIGWEEPITCYESGNNFIILSGHPRWYAAKQLKQNRIPIYIVKAPKSEAEEMDRIGSVQGGQVEWSPFDQIKYTHDRWIASGKMSFHDLANELGISKGLVKSRIHVYEYYPEDEVEEKLNNRMYSITMLDYIYIWIKRLKNYHPDIVESLGEHYIRRLMLKKYEHRCFNSQLVNDKTFVRIATPDAIREFLTDANKKLQDCQLELTYFRNDKINYSLIISEIKSIRMGTNDETEEILFELDKLLTCFDQMKIYFESKIHRIEVNKFGEH